From one Lolium rigidum isolate FL_2022 chromosome 4, APGP_CSIRO_Lrig_0.1, whole genome shotgun sequence genomic stretch:
- the LOC124650485 gene encoding probable NAD(P)H dehydrogenase (quinone) FQR1-like 1, which translates to MGKGGGCVPSKKRQPPANTVAAAPSSSSAGAVPRDAPEETLDSAAGESGRTLRLYIVFYSMYGHVEALARQAAAGAGAVEGIEVVLRRVPETLSPEVLEKMQAPAKDPAVPVIAAPADLEEADGVLFGFPTRYGAMAAQMKAFFDSTGSLWEKQRLAGKPGGFFVSTGTQGGGQETTAWTAITQLAHHGMLFVPIGYTFGSGMFNMDDIRGGSPYGAGVFAGDGSRQPSEAELALAEHQGKYMAAFVKKLAQA; encoded by the exons ATGGGAAAGGGCGGCGGCTGCGTCCCCAGCAAGAAACGCCAGCCGCCGGCCAacaccgtcgccgccgcaccctcgtcgtcgtccgccgGTGCGGTGCCGCGGGACGCGCCCGAGGAGACCCTGGACTCGGCTGCCGGGGAGTCGGGGCGGACGCTGCGGCTGTACATCGTGTTCTACTCGATGTACGGGCACGTGGAGGCGTTGGCGCGTCAAGCGGCAGCGGGAGCGGGCGCGGTGGAGGGGATAGAGGTCGTCCTGCGGCGGGTGCCGGAGACGCTCTCGCCGGAGGTGCTGGAGAAGATGCAGGCGCCGGCCAAGGACCCCGCCGTCCCGGTCATCGCAGCGCCGGCCgacctggaggaagccgacggGGTGCTGTTCGGGTTCCCGACCAGGTACGGCGCCATGGCCGCGCAGATGAAGGCCTTCTTTGACTCCACAGGCTCCCTCTGGGAAAAACAGAGGCTCGCCGGGAAGCCTGGAGGCTTCTTCGTCAGCACTGGAACCCAGGGGGGCGGCCAGGAGACCACTGC CTGGACGGCAATCACCCAGCTGGCGCACCATGGAATGCTATTCGTCCCGATTGGCTACACCTTCGGCTCAGGCATGTTCAACATGGACGACATCAGAGGGGGCAGCCCCTATGGCGCTGGAGTCTTCGCTGGTGACGGTAGCAGGCAGCCCAGTGAGGCGGAGCTTGCCCTCGCCGAGCACCAGGGCAAGTACATGGCCGCCTTCGTGAAGAAGCTCGCCCAGGCCTGA